Part of the Sulfuricella denitrificans skB26 genome is shown below.
CTCGTCAGCAGTCCGCGCGTGATATTGTCGAGCCACAGGCTCTGACCGAGATCGTGCAGTTGTTGTGTCGATTTCATTTTTTCTCCTTTACTAGTGTTGGGTTGTGCCAGCTTCCATCTGCTGCAATCAGCGCGTCAGCTTGTTTTGGTCCCCAACTGCCGGGCTTGTAGGGGTAAGCCCGCGGGTGCGTGACAAGAACTGGATCAACCACCGCCCAGGCAGCCTCAATCGCGTCCTCGCGGGTGAAAAGTGCGCCGTTACCGGCCATGGCGTCACCCAGCAGTCTTTCGTAAGGTGTTTCTTTGCCCATATGTTCATTCAGCAGGTAGAGCTCGTGCTGTTCGCCGACGAACTCCTTGCCGGCGCGCTTGACGCGCGCAGCCAGGGCGACGGCGGAGTTGGGGGAGAGCCGGAAGCGCAGATAATTGGCCCGCCCGTCCGTCGGTGCCGAATCGTCGAACAGTCTTTGCGGCGGTGGTTTTAACTCCACCAGAACTTCGGCCGCTGTGGTTGCCAGACATTTCCCGGAACGTAGATACCACGGCACGCCTTCCCAGCGCCAAGAGTCGATAAACAGCCGCAGGGCACAGAACGTCTCGACGTCCGAGTCTTTCGCCACACCCGGCTCTTTCCGGTAGCCGGTGTACTGGCCGCGCACCACGTCGTCCGGCTTTAGCGGGCGCATGGCCTGGAACACTTTGGCTTTCTCGCAGTGGACAGCGGCATAGTCCTGATAAGCAGGGGGTTCCATGGCTAGCAGCGCGACAATCTGGAATAAATGGTTCTGGATGACGTCGCGCAGGCAACCCGCGCTTTCGTAAAATGCGCCGCGACCCTTCACGCCGAAATCCTCGGCCAGCGTGATCTGCACACTGGCCACGCTGTTGCGGTTCCAGATCGGTTCAAGGAACGAATTGGCAAAACGGAAATAGAGGATATTCATGATCGCCTCCTTCCCGAGATAGTGGTCGATGCGGAAGATCGAATCATCCGGAAACACCGACAGCGCGATGCGGTTGAGTTCTCGCGCCGAAGCCAGGTCGCGGCCGAACGGTTTTTCGACGATGACGCGCGCCCGATCGGCCAAGCCCGCAGCATTGAGCCCTTTGATAACCGTCGCGAACAACGCGGGAGGAATGGCAAGGTAGTGCGCCGGGCGCCGGCCATCGCCCAGCGCCAGTTTGAGTGCTTTGAACGTGCCCGGGTCGTTATAATCTCCGCCTACATACTGGAGCAGGGAAAGAAGGTGGTCGAGGGCGCTCCGGTCAGCGACCCTGCCCGCTTGCCTGATGCTGTCCGTCGCCTGTTTGCGCAGTTGCGCCAGGCTCCACTGCGAGGCTGCGACGCCAATCACCGGCACGTTGAGAGCACCGCGCCTAGCCATCGCATAGAGCGCCGGAAAGATCATCTTGTAGGCGAGGTCGCCGGTTACGCCGAAAATCACCAGCGCATCGGCTGGCATCGGGCGGCTATGGTTATTGCCCATCTCAGTGTCCCCCTTTCTTGTTTTTATACCGGCCAAGCTGTTTTTTGCCAGTAAATCCCGAATCGTTAGCGTCGAAAGTGGACGCTGCCTTTAATTTATAGACCGTTATTAATATTTACGCCTGCTGATTTGGAACAGCGCTGCCGAATAGCGATAGGGCCGAAGTCTTGGCGGGTGCGGCAGCTGACGTAAATACGGTTGGTATTAAAGTCGACCAACTGAGCGCGGCCTTCAAGAATGATGGTGCCAAGGTAATGGCATCGGGACCTGACTCTGACAGGGTTACTGTGTATTCAATTCATCAACCGAAGTGAACGGATGTTAGCAAGCCTCTCATCTGTCACCTGGTAGTGGGTTGTGTTGAAACAGGCGGATAATCCAGCCATTCCAGCGCACGCCGGAATGGAGAAGGTTGATATCCATTCTCCAAGTTGACTGCCGACTAGCGATCACGACCTTTGCCGTTGCCTTGGTGGTCGTTCTTTTGCTTTCCACGATGATCATCCCCGCGCTCGTCGCGGCGGTCATCCCTGCGATCACGATGTTGTTCCTGATAACGCGGAACATACTCGCGGTTGTACCAGCCATCTTTCACAAAGTAGACCCGCTCGCCGCAGGCATTATATTTGTGGCAGTTCTTGCTCCAGTGTTTGGCGTGGCCCGGAGGTACGCGCAGGTAGATCGGCGGGCGGTCCATCGGTACCCGTTCGATGACCATCGGCTGACGATAGATGACTTGTGGCTGCGGATAGTCGCCGATGTCGAGTCGGCCATAGAAGCCGGGTTGGCCGATGCTGACCGAGACGCCAACATCGGCAGCGAGTGCCGGGGTGGTGAGGGTGGCAACGGCTACTGCCGCTGCGATCAAAAAAAGTTTCATGTTGGATCACCTGTTGTTAGTGGTTTTTGATTAATTCAGGAAGGCATAAGCCGATGACTTTTCTAATTGTCACGCTATGCAAGTTCAAAGACATCGGCTCAGCTGGTATTACTCGTTGCGATCCCGGCCCCTCTCACGCTCCTGTCCTTGTCCCCGTTTGGGCTCGCGCGTGGCGTCCTTGCCTTGCTGCCTTTCTTCCCGGCCCTGTGATCTTGGCATCTGCTGCTCGCGCTGATCTGCGCCTGGCTGTGATGACTGCCTGCGGTCTTGAACTTCCTGACGGCCCTGTCGTGGAGAGGCAGGGGCTGATCTCTGAACGTCTTCACCTCCTCTTTGCGGCGACTGCGAACGCGGGGTGGCTCGATCATCCTGCTGGTGTGGCATAGAACGCTGGACATCCTGCTGCCTGGAGCCACCTCTATCCTCAGGTCCTCTCTGTCTTTCCTGCTGAACAGGTACTCGTTGCTCTGCCCGTTCCTGATAGTGTTGCCGCACTATGGGATCACGCGGCTGATAACGGTAGCGCTGCTGTTGAAGCTCCCGCTGCCGCTCCACTTGATGGGGATAGCGATCCCCTGAATACTGCTTCTGGTAGACAGGCAGCGGGGCTGGCGCCGGGGCAGCGCGACGGTTCCATTTGTCCCAACCGCTTCTACGCTGTTCCCAATCATGACCCCAGTGATTACCCCAGCGTGGCGGCGCATCTGGTCGCCACCCACGGAAGTACGGGGGTGGCTGGCGGTAGTAGCGCACCGGGATACGCAGGACGTATACCGGCACTGCTTCTGGACCCACCAGCCCCCAGGGACCGTTGTACCAGGAGCTGGCGTACCAGTTATCATCCTGGTAAACCCAGTAAAGACTGTCGTAAAAGAAGAAGTTCGCATTCAGTCGTGGCGCGTAGTAAACAGGGTAACCTGGCACGCGGACTAGTTGCGGGTATGCCGGCAGGTTGATCCCGATACTTGCGTTGGGGAACCCGATACCGATGCTCACCTGAACCTCAGCAGAAGCCGCTGAGGACAACAGCAGTCCCAGCACAATAAATACGTGGCGAATTTTCAGCATGTTGTGACCTCCTGTTCGATAAGCAAAATCGGTGTCATGGTTGCCAACGGAATACGACACCAGCTCTAAGCTTTTACATACTACCTTTGTTTATCCAGATACTTCCGTGCGGTATCGCACATAAGGCGATCAGATAGTCTTGTTAGGCTTTCGGAAAGTTATGGAAGCGCTGATTAACCCCCTCTCCCCCTGCGGGAGAGGGCTGGGGAGAGGGGTAATGCATTGATTTATCACCCTCTCCCCAGCCCTCCCCCGTCAAGGGGGAGGGGGCGTTGGACTTGTTCAGCGTTACCCTATATTTCCAAGGGACGCATACAGCCGTGCCAGCTCCAATGGGTGCTGGCACGGCTGTGCGTAAATGACTGTGATGTTATTTGTTGATCTCGTGGCCAATGATACCGCCGACCGCCGCGCCGCCCACCGTGCCGACAGTGCTGCCGCCGGTCAGGACCGAGCCGCCAATAGCGCCGACACCAGCGCCGATTGCGGTATTTTTATCTTGTTGCGACATTCCGGCACAACCCGCCAGACCGAAAACCAAGATTGCTGCTACTGCATTAACAGCTGATTTTTGTATCGTGCTCATTTTGAATACCTCCATTTTGAAAATCCAGGACCAGGTTAATTCTTGCCTGGCGGCTTATTCGCCGTAGTG
Proteins encoded:
- a CDS encoding glycine zipper 2TM domain-containing protein, yielding MSTIQKSAVNAVAAILVFGLAGCAGMSQQDKNTAIGAGVGAIGGSVLTGGSTVGTVGGAAVGGIIGHEINK
- the zwf gene encoding glucose-6-phosphate dehydrogenase, which codes for MGNNHSRPMPADALVIFGVTGDLAYKMIFPALYAMARRGALNVPVIGVAASQWSLAQLRKQATDSIRQAGRVADRSALDHLLSLLQYVGGDYNDPGTFKALKLALGDGRRPAHYLAIPPALFATVIKGLNAAGLADRARVIVEKPFGRDLASARELNRIALSVFPDDSIFRIDHYLGKEAIMNILYFRFANSFLEPIWNRNSVASVQITLAEDFGVKGRGAFYESAGCLRDVIQNHLFQIVALLAMEPPAYQDYAAVHCEKAKVFQAMRPLKPDDVVRGQYTGYRKEPGVAKDSDVETFCALRLFIDSWRWEGVPWYLRSGKCLATTAAEVLVELKPPPQRLFDDSAPTDGRANYLRFRLSPNSAVALAARVKRAGKEFVGEQHELYLLNEHMGKETPYERLLGDAMAGNGALFTREDAIEAAWAVVDPVLVTHPRAYPYKPGSWGPKQADALIAADGSWHNPTLVKEKK